acatattttgaaGATCTCAagtgtaactttgggcaagtttattaacctcagttttctaatctaaACATTTACACGGATGTAAAGTGGCTGTCCTAATGCCAGGTTCACAGCAGAATCTAAGGTGCTAGCTCTCTCTAGTTCAATGGTTGCAGAAATAGGACATGGatgggaggggcacctgcgtggctcagccaattaagcattcactttggctcaggtcatgatctcagtttgtgggtttgagccccacattgggctctgtgttgacagcttagagcctgaagcctgcctcggattctgtgtctccctctctctctgcccctcccccgctctctcacaaacacacacacacacacacacacacacacacacacacacacagtctctctctcaaaaatgaataaatgttaaaaaaaaaaaaaaaaagaaagaaagaaagaaagaactgggaCATCAGAGATTCCTCAGAAGCCAGTCTTGAAACCCCACACCTGGATTTGAGATCACTATTATCAGTCTGgattacagagaaataaaagcctATAAAATCCTTGAAGAATCAGATTTCAAGGATGTCAACTGGGAGATAATTAGGAGACTTAACAAAgtcactgcccctcctcctatGCAACGAAGACAAGCAGCTCTTCTTTATCCCAAGCAAAAGCTTTGGCGTCAACTTCCCTTTTGGTGGGCTCCATCTGCCGGCGTGGGCTTGGAATCCCCTGAACCAGAGAGGAAGAACCACCTCCACTGGGGCAAGAGTCCAAAGCCTGGGATTGGAGTTGTTGGGGTAACTCTTCATGGCACTTGCACCTGGGCTGGGGCGGCATCCTGGACTTCTCGCGGGCGCAGCCCGCCCAACGTTGTCGGTTTGTTGGTGAAGGGATGCCACTGGCCCTGGATGCTAGGGCTGTCCGTGTGGAAGGGCTTACGGATGCGGATCACTTCCAAGCCCGACTGGTCCGCCAGTTTCTGCACCAGCGTCGCAATCTCCGCCACTGACTTGCAGTGGATGCTCTCCTCGCGCACAGCCCCGTTAACTGGccgaagggagggggtggggggagaggaagcgGATGGATCAGGGTAAGACGAGAGGAAGGCGAGCCGGCGGAGCACCCCCCAGATGCCGCCCTCCAGCCCTCGTCCGGCCCCACTCACGGTACTCGGCCACTACTCTGGGCACACAGCACGGCCGCGAGTTCACGTATATTACGACCCCCGGGTTCCGTCGGGCGAAGTCTGCCACCTCCCTTTCCACGAACTCCCTGAGGAAGCCCAGAAGAGTAAGCACGGCGACCCCCGACCCTGGGCGACTCTGCCCCGAGAGCGCCCCGCGCCCTGCGCCCGGCTCACCTGGCGCCGCGGGACGAGGGCGCATCGCGACTGAGGCTAAAGCTGAGACGCTGCAGCTGCTGCACGTAGCGACCCAAACCGTTGTGGAGGACACTGGCCAGAAAGCGGCTCGGGGTCCCGCGCGCCGTCATGGCTACAGCGCCCAGGCAGCCTAGCCCAACCCAACCTCGCGGGACGGGGGCGGGACGAACGCCGGGACTTCCGGTTCCGGGAACACACG
The sequence above is drawn from the Panthera tigris isolate Pti1 chromosome D2, P.tigris_Pti1_mat1.1, whole genome shotgun sequence genome and encodes:
- the MRPL43 gene encoding 39S ribosomal protein L43, mitochondrial, whose amino-acid sequence is MTARGTPSRFLASVLHNGLGRYVQQLQRLSFSLSRDAPSSRGAREFVEREVADFARRNPGVVIYVNSRPCCVPRVVAEYLNGAVREESIHCKSVAEIATLVQKLADQSGLEVIRIRKPFHTDSPSIQGQWHPFTNKPTTLGGLRPREVQDAAPAQVQVP